The genomic DNA TTTTTTGCACACACAGCGAGACCTCCACCGGCAGCTTGACCGACGTCCAGCGCGTGGCGGCAATCGTGCGCCGGCACTCCGGCGCCCTGATCATTGTCGATGGCGTCACCGCGGTGGGCGTGCTGCCGTTTTACTTTGATGAATGGCAGATTGACGCCTGCGTTTCCGGCTCGCAAAAAGGCGCGATGGCACCGCCCGGCCTGGCTTTTGTCGCGCTCAGCGAGCGGGCCTGGCAAAAGCACAGCCGCAGCACGCTGCCGCGCTTTTATTTCGATTTCACCACGGCACGCCAGGCCGCGCAGGAGCAGGGCACTTCCTGGACGCCCGCCATCACGGCGATCGTCAGCCTGGCCGAGTCGTTGCGCCGCATTCAGACCAATTCTCTGGAGTTTTATTGGAAGCACTATGCGCGCCTGGCCACGGCTTTCCGTGCCGGGGTGCAGGCCTTGGGGCTCGCCCTCTTCCCCACAGTTCCGTCGAATGCCTTGACGGCGGTGACGGTCCCCGCCGGTGTGGAGGGCAAGACGCTGGTGAGCCGGTTGCGCGAGGGCTATGGCGTGACGGTGGCTGGTGGCCAGGGCCAGCTGAAGGGCAAAATCTTTCGCGTCTCCCACATGGGCGATTATGATCACCTCGACCAGATCGGCCTGATGGCTGCCCTGGAAATGGCGCTGGCCGAGGCCGGCTGGCGGTTCGACTGGGGTGCCGGACTGGCGACGATGCAGCACGCCTACAATCAAATGAATTCCGCCCGAAAAGATTGCAATCCCGGTTGAGCCGGGGTTTTGCGAAACGCGGGGTGTTGTGCCCCGGGGAATCTCCTGCAACGGACAAACCCTTGCAGAAGCATTTTCTCAAAAGTTCGTGATTTCAGACGGCGACTTCCTAGCAGCAAAGCAGATCGGGTTGAATCATGGCGCGGATTCTCATCGCGGAAGACGATCGCAACACGCTCTCGGGTTTGGTGCAAATTCTCACGCAGGAGGGTCACGAGGTCACCGGCGTGGAAAGCGGGCGCAAGGCCATGCGCTGCCTGGAGCGGGAGAAGTTCGACATTTTGCTGACCGATC from candidate division KSB1 bacterium includes the following:
- a CDS encoding alanine--glyoxylate aminotransferase family protein, whose product is MRSRLFTPGPTEIPEAVRLAAAARFPYHRGPEFKKLFQEVQAGLQYFFQTKQQVLLLTASGTGGMEACVSNLFSAGETVLVLAGGKFGERWAELGRAFGLQVMVMEVPWGQPVDYTALENLVKTTPHLCGVFCTHSETSTGSLTDVQRVAAIVRRHSGALIIVDGVTAVGVLPFYFDEWQIDACVSGSQKGAMAPPGLAFVALSERAWQKHSRSTLPRFYFDFTTARQAAQEQGTSWTPAITAIVSLAESLRRIQTNSLEFYWKHYARLATAFRAGVQALGLALFPTVPSNALTAVTVPAGVEGKTLVSRLREGYGVTVAGGQGQLKGKIFRVSHMGDYDHLDQIGLMAALEMALAEAGWRFDWGAGLATMQHAYNQMNSARKDCNPG